Proteins co-encoded in one Deinococcus aerius genomic window:
- a CDS encoding sialidase family protein — MTANTRHAPRTGRRAALPLALLVAAGLGGALWWQTQGAGVRAAGRLSGDFHALRVLPDGRLLYGQHAGVSVSTDGGRTWGAADGAGDAMALAPAAGGTLVMAGHDVLKVSRDGGTTWQDAGFGTLPGTDIHGFVALPGRPGVWYANIAGRGLYRTENGQDWRFVSPETAGVMALAAGPGETPRLYALSMGEGLIVSDDGTTWQRAGDAPQAAGLGLDVHPVSGNVYLAGPAGVARSEDRGASWMNLGLPEGALLVTADPRDETRLYAAGESGLLYRSVDGGKTWSQ; from the coding sequence ATGACGGCGAACACCCGTCACGCCCCCCGCACCGGGCGCCGCGCGGCGTTGCCCCTGGCCCTGCTGGTCGCGGCCGGGCTGGGCGGCGCGCTGTGGTGGCAGACGCAGGGTGCTGGGGTTCGGGCCGCAGGGCGGCTGAGCGGCGACTTCCACGCCCTGCGGGTCCTCCCGGATGGCCGCCTGCTGTACGGGCAGCATGCGGGCGTCTCGGTCAGCACGGACGGGGGCCGGACCTGGGGCGCCGCCGACGGTGCCGGAGACGCCATGGCGCTCGCCCCGGCGGCGGGCGGCACCCTGGTCATGGCCGGGCATGACGTGCTGAAGGTCAGCCGGGACGGCGGGACGACCTGGCAGGACGCGGGGTTCGGAACCCTCCCGGGCACGGACATTCACGGCTTCGTGGCCCTGCCGGGTCGACCCGGCGTGTGGTACGCGAACATCGCCGGAAGGGGCCTCTACCGCACGGAGAACGGGCAGGACTGGCGCTTCGTGTCCCCGGAGACGGCGGGCGTGATGGCGCTCGCGGCAGGTCCGGGGGAGACCCCGCGGCTCTATGCCCTGAGCATGGGTGAGGGGCTGATCGTCTCGGACGACGGCACGACCTGGCAACGGGCCGGGGACGCGCCGCAGGCGGCGGGTTTGGGCCTGGACGTTCACCCGGTGAGCGGCAATGTGTACCTCGCCGGTCCGGCTGGCGTGGCCCGCTCGGAGGACCGGGGCGCGAGCTGGATGAACCTGGGGCTGCCCGAGGGCGCCCTGCTGGTCACCGCCGACCCGCGGGACGAGACGAGGCTGTACGCCGCGGGTGAGAGCGGCCTCCTGTACCGCTCGGTGGACGGGGGGAAGACTTGGAGCCAGTGA
- a CDS encoding YVTN family beta-propeller repeat protein — protein MSTRMLQVVPLLGLFLGVSAATTLGGGGAPDVRGSVWVADETTGSLTVIDAATRRVQATLTGVPSPHNVQLAPGGKSVWAVLGEQARAVKIDAASYRLLGSVPTGTSPAHVIVSPDGKRAYVTNGEDGTVTIIDAAALQPLATVKVGAHPHGLRPSPDGRWVLVANTGGNSVSWIDARASRTVAEVPVGQAPAQVAFAPNGKVAYVTLRDENAVARIDVATRKVLGKVRVGPGPIQLTVTPDNRFVLAANQGTPERPGQTLSVIDAAKFSVVADIATGAGAHGVTVDPTGRFAYVTNTYANTLAVVDLATRRTVARVPTGKGPNGVSVSPLAPAPGGVRDLGLRQVEPSTGGEHESHH, from the coding sequence ATGTCTACACGTATGCTGCAAGTTGTTCCGCTGCTGGGGTTATTCCTGGGCGTGTCCGCCGCGACCACCCTGGGCGGAGGAGGGGCGCCGGACGTGCGCGGAAGTGTCTGGGTCGCGGATGAGACGACCGGGAGCCTGACGGTGATCGACGCCGCCACCCGGCGTGTCCAGGCCACCCTGACTGGGGTGCCCTCCCCGCACAACGTTCAGCTCGCCCCAGGTGGCAAGAGCGTTTGGGCCGTGCTCGGCGAGCAGGCGCGGGCGGTCAAGATTGACGCGGCCAGTTACCGGCTGCTGGGCAGCGTTCCGACCGGGACGTCCCCCGCCCACGTCATCGTCAGCCCTGACGGGAAGCGCGCCTACGTCACAAATGGTGAGGACGGCACTGTCACCATTATCGACGCGGCCGCGCTTCAGCCTCTGGCGACCGTGAAGGTGGGCGCGCACCCGCACGGACTGCGCCCCAGCCCGGACGGCCGGTGGGTCCTGGTGGCGAACACCGGCGGGAACAGTGTGAGCTGGATCGACGCCCGGGCGTCCCGCACGGTCGCGGAGGTCCCGGTGGGCCAGGCCCCGGCACAGGTGGCGTTCGCCCCGAACGGCAAGGTGGCGTACGTGACGCTCCGCGACGAGAATGCGGTGGCCAGGATCGACGTCGCCACCCGGAAGGTTCTCGGAAAGGTGCGGGTGGGTCCCGGGCCGATCCAGCTCACCGTGACGCCGGACAACCGCTTCGTCCTGGCGGCCAACCAGGGCACCCCGGAGCGCCCCGGCCAGACCCTGTCGGTCATTGACGCCGCGAAGTTCAGCGTGGTGGCGGACATCGCGACCGGCGCGGGCGCCCACGGCGTGACGGTGGACCCCACCGGGCGCTTCGCGTACGTCACCAACACCTACGCGAACACCCTCGCGGTCGTGGACCTAGCCACGCGCCGCACGGTTGCCCGGGTGCCGACCGGGAAGGGGCCGAACGGGGTGAGCGTCTCGCCCCTCGCGCCAGCCCCGGGGGGCGTCCGTGACCTGGGTCTGCGCCAGGTGGAGCCGAGCACCGGCGGGGAACACGAGAGCCACCACTGA
- a CDS encoding urease accessory protein UreH domain-containing protein, translated as MRSRWWLAAAGTLVAALFLAWPTISPVLREAALDLYRRSGTLNAALAGPVTALRLQAGASLLTPFLLGLLAATAPCQLSTGAATLAYVARDGHAGGAWPRSLAFMGARVLVYLALGAVAVSAFGGTLAAPGNFFTGVRRVLGPLMVLVGLAMVGVLRPRVTLGTRLAGRLEERARGGRGTLGAFLLGLAFSLAFCPTLFLLYFGLTLPLALTAPLGALYPAAFALGMTLPLLVLVAFLPRATASGRPPYVGALQRGHRHATPVAGAVFVLAGLYDSFVYWLL; from the coding sequence GTGAGGTCGCGCTGGTGGCTCGCCGCGGCGGGCACCCTCGTCGCCGCGCTCTTCCTCGCGTGGCCGACCATCTCCCCGGTCCTGCGGGAGGCCGCCCTCGACCTGTATCGCCGCAGCGGCACCCTGAACGCCGCCCTGGCGGGTCCCGTCACCGCCCTGCGCCTCCAGGCAGGCGCCTCGCTGCTCACGCCGTTCCTGCTGGGGCTGCTGGCCGCCACCGCGCCCTGCCAGCTCTCGACCGGCGCGGCGACCCTCGCCTACGTCGCGCGGGACGGCCACGCGGGGGGGGCCTGGCCGCGCAGCCTGGCCTTCATGGGGGCGCGCGTGCTGGTGTACCTCGCGCTGGGCGCCGTGGCCGTCTCCGCCTTCGGCGGCACCCTGGCGGCCCCCGGGAACTTCTTCACCGGCGTTCGGCGGGTGCTGGGCCCGCTGATGGTCCTGGTGGGCCTGGCGATGGTCGGCGTGCTGCGCCCCCGCGTCACCCTCGGGACGCGCCTCGCGGGGCGGCTGGAGGAACGCGCCCGGGGGGGGCGCGGCACGCTGGGCGCGTTCCTCCTGGGTCTGGCCTTCAGCCTGGCGTTCTGCCCGACGCTCTTCCTGCTCTACTTCGGCCTGACCCTCCCGCTGGCGCTCACCGCGCCGCTGGGCGCGCTGTACCCGGCCGCGTTCGCGCTGGGGATGACGCTTCCCCTGCTCGTCCTGGTCGCATTCCTGCCCCGGGCGACGGCCAGCGGGCGGCCACCGTACGTCGGTGCTCTCCAGCGCGGCCACCGGCACGCCACGCCGGTGGCCGGGGCCGTGTTCGTCCTGGCCGGGCTGTACGACAGCTTTGTCTATTGGCTGCTCTGA
- a CDS encoding phenylacetate--CoA ligase family protein: MNARLLAEVLLKRRTLRTHDAWSRQQLERHQERALATLRRFALARSPFYRRFHQGLEDRPLHELPVLTKSELMSRYDELVTDRAVHLEDVRAHLAAPGGGKPFLGRYQVNATAGSTGHPGLFLFNREEWSWVLASYARMYAWSGIRADLTHHPRLAVVSTTHPWHQSASVGASVQSPLVPTLRLDADQPLPELVAALNAWQPEGLVAYAGTAHQLAGAQLSGELHIRPRAVLTASEVLTGEARRRITSAWGKRPFNEYGATETAGIAGECAHHDGLHLYEDLLVIEVVDAHHRPVPPGETGERLLVSVLFSRTLPLIRYELTDRVRLDTGRCACGMPYRRLTAIEGRAEEVLRLPGARGTVVTVHPNVFHDLMDAVPVSQWQVVLTGSAVRVRVTGPGATLTPGSVEANVAAALERRGVISPDVRVEVVEQLSRTALGKTPLIRVESAEPPGRADR, from the coding sequence ATGAATGCCCGGCTGCTGGCAGAGGTGCTGCTCAAGCGGCGAACCCTGCGAACCCATGACGCCTGGAGCCGCCAGCAACTGGAACGCCATCAGGAGCGGGCGCTCGCCACGCTGCGGCGTTTCGCGCTCGCCCGTTCGCCGTTCTACCGGCGCTTCCACCAGGGGCTCGAAGACCGGCCGCTGCATGAATTGCCGGTTCTCACCAAGAGCGAGCTGATGAGCCGGTACGACGAGCTGGTCACCGACCGCGCCGTGCACCTGGAAGACGTCCGCGCCCACCTGGCTGCCCCAGGCGGCGGGAAGCCGTTCCTGGGGCGGTACCAGGTGAATGCGACGGCGGGCAGCACCGGGCACCCCGGACTGTTCCTGTTCAACCGGGAGGAGTGGTCCTGGGTGCTCGCCTCCTATGCCCGGATGTACGCCTGGAGCGGCATCCGGGCGGATCTCACGCATCATCCCCGCCTCGCGGTGGTCAGCACCACCCACCCCTGGCACCAGTCCGCCAGCGTGGGCGCGAGCGTTCAAAGTCCCCTGGTCCCCACCCTGCGCCTTGACGCAGACCAGCCCCTGCCCGAACTCGTCGCGGCGCTGAATGCCTGGCAGCCCGAGGGGCTGGTGGCCTATGCCGGGACCGCCCACCAGCTCGCCGGGGCCCAACTGTCGGGTGAATTGCACATCCGCCCCAGGGCCGTCCTCACGGCGTCGGAGGTGCTAACCGGTGAGGCGCGGCGCCGCATCACCAGCGCGTGGGGCAAGCGCCCCTTCAACGAGTACGGCGCGACCGAGACGGCCGGGATCGCCGGGGAGTGCGCGCATCACGACGGGCTCCACCTGTACGAGGATCTCCTCGTGATCGAGGTGGTCGATGCGCACCACCGGCCCGTGCCCCCGGGCGAGACGGGCGAGCGGCTGCTCGTCTCAGTGCTGTTCAGCCGCACGTTGCCCCTGATCCGGTATGAACTGACAGACCGGGTCCGCCTCGACACGGGCAGGTGTGCCTGCGGCATGCCGTACCGGCGCCTCACGGCCATCGAGGGCCGGGCGGAAGAGGTCCTGCGCTTGCCCGGCGCCAGGGGGACCGTCGTGACGGTCCACCCCAATGTCTTCCACGATCTGATGGATGCCGTGCCGGTCAGCCAGTGGCAGGTCGTGCTCACCGGATCGGCCGTTCGGGTGCGGGTCACCGGCCCCGGGGCCACCTTGACCCCGGGGAGCGTCGAGGCGAACGTGGCCGCCGCCCTGGAGAGGCGGGGGGTGATCTCCCCGGACGTACGCGTGGAGGTGGTGGAGCAACTTTCCCGGACCGCGCTGGGCAAGACGCCGCTGATCCGGGTGGAGTCCGCAGAGCCGCCCGGGAGGGCGGACCGCTGA
- a CDS encoding TlpA family protein disulfide reductase — protein sequence MRQSVSPTESRPPARPLGRWLPPVLAALLVAVLAAALLRPSGAPPSPLIGKSAPDFTLTTLDGQTFRLRDHLGGPVIVNFWASWCIPCREEAPLLGEFARAARNLTLVGVTFQDQPDAAQGFVREFAVPYPSVVDRQSRAAIDYGVAGIPETYFIDAGGVVREKHTGPFTREALWESARRIGVRF from the coding sequence GTGCGCCAGAGCGTCTCCCCGACTGAGTCCCGGCCGCCCGCGCGGCCGCTGGGGCGCTGGCTGCCGCCGGTGCTCGCGGCCCTGCTGGTGGCGGTGCTGGCGGCGGCCCTGCTGCGCCCCAGCGGCGCGCCCCCGTCCCCTCTGATCGGGAAATCGGCCCCGGACTTCACACTGACCACGCTGGACGGCCAGACCTTCCGGCTGCGCGACCACCTCGGCGGCCCGGTGATCGTGAACTTCTGGGCCTCCTGGTGTATTCCCTGCCGGGAGGAGGCGCCCCTGCTGGGCGAATTCGCGCGGGCAGCGCGCAACCTCACCCTGGTCGGGGTGACCTTTCAGGACCAGCCCGACGCTGCTCAGGGCTTCGTGCGGGAGTTCGCGGTGCCGTATCCCAGCGTGGTTGACCGTCAGTCGCGCGCGGCGATCGACTATGGGGTCGCCGGAATTCCCGAGACGTACTTCATTGATGCTGGCGGAGTGGTTCGGGAAAAGCACACCGGGCCTTTCACCCGGGAGGCGCTGTGGGAGAGTGCCCGGCGGATCGGCGTGCGGTTTTGA
- a CDS encoding DUF3105 domain-containing protein — translation MTNTNRMSGGKVSPARPGGRPWPAVLAGGFALLLVGGAWWARSGGAPGELGQTFPNQGQEHIAAGAEHPAYNSFPATSGWHVEQPQPWGTFVYEVAPEALVHNLEHGGIVIQYHPSLLKGDIGVLEAIQKRYPNKTVVAPNARLKVPLALTAWRRLYTLDTLDEARIVDFIERYKNRAPERLPD, via the coding sequence ATGACCAACACGAACAGGATGTCCGGTGGGAAGGTCTCCCCGGCACGGCCGGGGGGCCGCCCCTGGCCCGCCGTGCTGGCGGGGGGGTTCGCCCTGCTGCTGGTGGGGGGTGCCTGGTGGGCCCGTTCCGGCGGCGCCCCGGGGGAGCTGGGGCAGACGTTTCCCAACCAGGGCCAGGAGCACATCGCCGCGGGGGCCGAGCACCCGGCCTACAACTCCTTCCCGGCGACGAGCGGCTGGCATGTCGAGCAGCCGCAGCCCTGGGGCACCTTCGTGTACGAGGTTGCGCCCGAGGCCCTCGTGCACAACCTGGAGCACGGCGGTATCGTGATCCAGTACCATCCGTCGCTGCTGAAGGGGGACATTGGGGTACTGGAGGCGATTCAGAAGCGCTATCCGAACAAGACGGTCGTCGCCCCGAACGCACGGTTGAAGGTCCCGCTGGCCCTGACCGCCTGGCGGCGGCTGTACACCCTCGACACGCTGGACGAGGCCAGGATCGTGGACTTCATCGAACGGTACAAGAACCGTGCGCCAGAGCGTCTCCCCGACTGA